The proteins below are encoded in one region of Hordeum vulgare subsp. vulgare chromosome 3H, MorexV3_pseudomolecules_assembly, whole genome shotgun sequence:
- the LOC123443272 gene encoding serine/threonine-protein kinase RHS3-like yields MNSRSYNKLDTVNDKMDFNARGNTAFNGTLDRNQPGVSADPSTASKPAAHSQIPMDFSTRGNTSFNGALDRNQPGVSANPSTASKQAAPSQIPSDKKPRPKKEDFADKGNPNYMTKRLGNPAECPALTPTKAVSRGMNSNKHEKLSDSALTVRQGSADSPRSNSMDSCISGHVKHHTGGDCRWEAVQLASSRDSPLSLVHFRLLKRLGYGDIGSVYLVELRGTDTFFAMKVMDKESLISRNKLIRAQTEREILGLLDHPFLPTLYTHFETDKFYCLVMEYCCGGNLHSLRQKQLNKHFSEHAARFYASEVLLALEYLHMLGIVYRDLKPENVLVRDGGHIMLSDFDLSLRCSVSPMLIKSSSVHAGPNGIEKGLADTEGISNGCIQPSAFFPRMLSMSMSKRNRNKTKSDLSLHGLQTMEFNAEPTDARSMSFVGTHEYLAPEIIRGEGHGSAVDWWTFGIFLYELLHGMTPFKGNGNRATLCNVVEQPLRFPESPPVSNVARDLIRGLLTKDPGKRIATKRGATEIKQHPFFEGVNWALVRSAHPPSVPDPVDFRQYLGKEKKAAERGLGHVPSSLSTGAVAAAKTASGQFEYF; encoded by the exons ATGAACTCCAGGTCATACAACAAATTGGACACCGTGAATGACAAAATGGATTTCAACGCTCGTGGAAATACCGCGTTCAATGGCACCTTAGACCGCAATCAACCAGGCGTATCTGCCGATCCGTCTACAGCATCCAAACCAGCTGCACACTCACAGATCCCAATGGATTTCAGCACTCGTGGAAATACATCGTTCAATGGCGCCTTAGACCGGAATCAACCAGGTGTGTCAGCCAATCCATCCACAGCATCCAAGCAGGCTGCACCCTCGCAGATCCCTTCTGATAAGAAACCACGTCCCAAGAAAGAAGATTTTGCTGACAAAGGAAACCCAAACTACATGACAAAGCGTCTAGGTAATCCGGCGGAGTGTCCTGCGCTGACACCAACAAAAGCAGTATCCAGAGGCATGAATAGTAACAAACATGAGAAACTTAGTGATTCCGCTCTAACCGTCCGTCAAGGTAGCGCTGACAGTCCTAGAAGTAACAGCATGGATAGCTGCATTTCCGGCCATGTGAAGCATCACACCGGAGGGGACTGCAGGTGGGAGGCCGTCCAGTTGGCCAGCTCCAGGGACTCCCCTCTCAGCTTAGTCCACTTTAGACTTCTGAAGCGCCTTGGATACGGAGACATTGGCAGTGTTTACCTTGTGGAGCTCAGGGGCACAGACACCTTCTTCGCGATGAAGGTGATGGACAAGGAGTCGCTCATCAGCAGGAACAAGCTGATCAGGGCGCAAACGGAGCGGGAGATACTCGGCCTTCTCGATCACCCTTTTCTGCCCACGTTGTACACTCATTTCGAGACCGACAAGTTCTACTGCCTTGTCATGGAGTATTGCTGCGGCGGTAATCTCCATTCGCTTCGGCAGAAGCAGCTTAACAAGCACTTCTCCGAGCATGCAGCCAG ATTTTATGCCTCCGAGGTGTTGCTCGCGCTCGAGTACCTGCACATGCTAGGCATCGTGTACCGAGACCTCAAGCCCGAGAACGTGCTCGTCCGAGACGGGGGCCACATCATGCTGTCCGACTTCGACCTATCGTTGCGGTGCTCCGTGAGCCCGATGCTCATCAAGTCATCGTCGGTGCACGCAGGCCCCAACGGCATCGAGAAAGGGCTTGCCGACACGGAGGGCATCAGCAACGGATGCATCCAGCCGTCGGCGTTCTTCCCGCGGATGCTGAGCATGAGCATGAGCAAGAGGAACCGCAACAAGACCAAGTCGGACCTCAGCCTCCACGGGCTCCAGACCATGGAGTTCAACGCGGAGCCGACGGACGCGCGGTCCATGTCGTTCGTGGGCACCCACGAGTACCTGGCGCCGGAGATCATCCGAGGGGAGGGCCACGGCAGCGCGGTGGACTGGTGGACCTTCGGCATCTTCCTGTACGAGCTGCTGCACGGCATGACGCCCTTCAAAGGGAACGGCAACCGCGCCACGCTGTGCAACGTGGTGGAGCAGCCGCTGCGGTTCCCGGAGAGCCCGCCGGTGAGCAACGTCGCGCGGGACCTCATCCGGGGCCTCCTGACCAAGGACCCCGGGAAGAGGATCGCGACCAAGAGGGGCGCAACCGAGATCAAGCAGCACCCCTTCTTCGAGGGCGTGAACTGGGCGCTCGTCCGGAGCGCGCACCCGCCGTCGGTCCCGGACCCCGTGGACTTCAGGCAGTACTTAGGCAAGGAGAAGAAGGCGGCGGAGCGTGGCCTTGGCCACGTTCCGAGCAGCTTGTCGACGGGCGCTGTTGCCGCAGCCAAGACGGCCTCCGGCCAGTTCGAGTATTTCTAG